The Panacibacter microcysteis genome includes a window with the following:
- a CDS encoding c-type cytochrome, giving the protein MTHYRSIISKLTFVAVLCFSVLFSNNNLFAQDGKALFSQNCASCHAIDKQLTGPALRGVEDRWSSKENLHAWIKNSQAFLKTGDPYANNLFNQFNKIAMNSFPGLSDQDIDAILGYIKSAPVPGPQKEGTPSANPNDAMAEEGDNTLLFGILTLILAIVSFVLLQVNANLKKLASDKEGLPALEPVPVWRSKTYIMFGTLVLFMVGGYFTVKGAIGLGRQQNYEPEQPIFYSHKVHAGVNQINCLYCHGGAQDSKHANIPSVNVCMNCHMAINEYAGDPLYTAEGKEINGTEEIKKLYSYAGYEPGKPWDASKAKPVEWVKIHSLPDHVYFNHSQHVSVGKVQCQTCHGEITKMDEVKQFAELSMGWCINCHRSTKVQFADNGFYSIYEKYHDAIKNGTMDSVTVENIGGTECQKCHY; this is encoded by the coding sequence ATGACCCACTATAGAAGCATTATTTCGAAACTAACTTTTGTTGCGGTTCTCTGTTTTTCGGTGCTTTTCAGTAATAATAATTTATTCGCTCAGGATGGTAAGGCGCTTTTTTCGCAAAATTGTGCATCTTGTCATGCTATAGACAAGCAGTTAACTGGTCCTGCATTACGTGGTGTGGAAGATCGTTGGAGCAGCAAGGAGAATTTGCATGCATGGATCAAAAACAGCCAGGCTTTTTTGAAAACCGGAGATCCTTATGCCAATAACCTTTTCAATCAATTCAATAAGATTGCGATGAACTCTTTTCCCGGTCTTTCTGACCAGGATATTGACGCGATACTCGGTTATATAAAGAGTGCACCTGTTCCGGGCCCACAAAAAGAAGGAACTCCGTCTGCAAATCCAAATGATGCAATGGCTGAGGAAGGTGATAACACTTTACTGTTTGGCATACTTACGTTGATTCTTGCAATCGTATCATTTGTATTATTGCAGGTTAACGCTAATCTTAAGAAACTGGCAAGCGATAAAGAAGGTCTGCCTGCGCTGGAGCCGGTGCCTGTTTGGAGAAGCAAAACTTACATCATGTTCGGTACGCTCGTATTATTCATGGTGGGTGGTTACTTTACTGTAAAAGGCGCAATCGGCCTTGGTCGCCAGCAAAACTACGAGCCCGAACAACCTATATTTTACTCTCATAAAGTGCACGCAGGCGTAAACCAGATCAACTGTTTATACTGCCATGGCGGTGCGCAGGACAGCAAGCACGCTAATATACCGTCTGTAAATGTTTGTATGAATTGCCATATGGCCATTAACGAGTATGCCGGAGATCCGTTATACACGGCTGAAGGCAAAGAAATAAACGGAACAGAAGAAATCAAAAAACTGTATTCATATGCGGGTTATGAACCCGGTAAACCATGGGATGCTTCCAAAGCAAAACCTGTTGAATGGGTAAAGATCCACAGTTTGCCTGATCATGTTTATTTCAATCACTCCCAGCACGTTTCTGTGGGCAAGGTTCAATGTCAGACCTGTCATGGAGAAATTACCAAAATGGATGAAGTTAAACAGTTTGCTGAATTGAGCATGGGCTGGTGTATTAACTGTCATCGTTCTACAAAAGTTCAGTTTGCTGATAATGGTTTCTATAGTATATACGAAAAATATCATGATGCGATCAAAAATGGCACAATGGATAGCGTGACTGTAGAAAACATCGGAGGAACTGAGTGTCAGAAATGCCACTATTAG
- a CDS encoding TAT-variant-translocated molybdopterin oxidoreductase — protein sequence MSNNKYWQSFGEFNNSEAYQKAGQDEFKEELPFEAAEGKSFMHAEAPRRDFLKYLGFSTAAAALAASCDIPVKKAIPFANKPEDIIPGVANYYATTYVQDGDAVSILAKVRDGRPIKVEGNDLSPITNGGTSARVQASVLDLYDTARLRFPTIDKKEVTLEAIDKALAGAIGGLGGAPVVLLTGTINSPSTLAVISEFLAKYPGSRHVVYDAVSYSGMLLANEATYGKRAIPAYRFDNAKTIVSIGADFLGTWLSPIEFSNQYVKGKKLNEKSPEMSKHIHFETVASLTGSNADERFLHRPSETAAVAAALLSAVNGQGATAVSDPKLKAGIEEAGKLLAAGKGSALVVCGSNDVNTQIIVNAINEAIGANGTTIDWSVTNNSKAGIDADFAKLVEDMNAGAVGALLIHGANPAYTWFDTAKVKSGIAKVKVAVSFNPKQDETTLLCKYVIPDNHFLESWGDAEPKTGYFSFMQPTIHPLFKTRQWQDNLLKWSGNTVDYAGYVKNYWGTKLGGETAWDKALQDGVVNPSQSAIAGGTFNSTPVAAAIGAAGNKKGGGVELVLYEKVGIGVNGATNPWLQEMPDPITRATWDNYLVISPAKAKTLLDIDLNNGGQSDSYEVHPEKKVVTVSANGKSVSLPVLIIPGTHPETVGIAIGYGRNAEMGKTSDKVGQNVFPFASLVNGTVNYTIAAVDLKLTGDTYKIAQTQTHGSYDTSQGKRVEVMKELTLAEFKAHPDEILEEREAELKPFGGVENFEKEGTIYPYYEKPGVKWGMSVDLNSCTGCGACVVACNAENNIPVVGKSEVARFHDMHWMRIDRYYSGDLENPNVVFQPMLCQHCDNAPCENVCPVAATNHSSEGLNQMTYNRCIGTRYCANNCPYKVRRFNWADYTGADSFPNNQDQKIVGHLDDVVHVMNDDLTRMVLNPDVTVRSRGVIEKCSFCVQRLQDGKLKAKKASRPLEDSDIKTACQQSCPTNAIVFGNVNSGVSMIAKTRKENSKRTFYVIEQVHTLPNVNYLAKVRNKKAEEAAAHHEG from the coding sequence ATGAGTAACAACAAGTATTGGCAAAGTTTCGGCGAGTTCAATAATTCAGAAGCATATCAAAAGGCTGGACAGGATGAATTCAAGGAAGAGCTTCCTTTTGAAGCCGCTGAAGGCAAATCTTTTATGCATGCTGAAGCTCCGCGAAGAGATTTCCTGAAATATTTAGGGTTTAGCACCGCTGCCGCTGCATTAGCTGCAAGTTGTGATATACCGGTAAAGAAAGCAATTCCTTTTGCCAATAAGCCTGAAGATATTATTCCGGGTGTAGCAAACTACTATGCTACTACTTATGTGCAGGATGGTGATGCGGTAAGTATTCTTGCCAAGGTAAGAGACGGCAGGCCGATCAAAGTAGAAGGTAATGATCTCTCCCCTATAACAAATGGCGGTACATCTGCCCGGGTGCAGGCCTCTGTACTTGATTTATATGATACAGCACGTTTAAGATTTCCAACCATTGATAAAAAGGAAGTAACGCTTGAAGCAATAGACAAAGCTTTAGCAGGTGCTATAGGTGGATTGGGCGGAGCGCCGGTGGTGTTACTTACAGGTACCATTAATTCACCGTCTACGCTTGCTGTTATCAGCGAATTCCTGGCAAAATATCCGGGAAGCAGGCATGTCGTATATGATGCTGTTTCTTACAGTGGCATGTTACTCGCCAACGAAGCAACTTATGGTAAGAGAGCCATACCTGCTTATCGCTTTGATAATGCGAAGACAATTGTAAGTATAGGAGCAGACTTTTTAGGTACATGGTTATCACCTATTGAGTTCTCTAATCAATATGTTAAGGGCAAGAAACTGAACGAGAAAAGCCCTGAAATGAGTAAACATATTCATTTTGAAACAGTTGCCAGCCTTACCGGTTCAAATGCTGATGAAAGATTTTTGCACAGGCCATCTGAAACTGCTGCCGTTGCTGCCGCTTTGTTAAGTGCAGTAAATGGTCAGGGTGCAACGGCTGTAAGTGATCCAAAACTTAAGGCAGGTATTGAAGAAGCCGGCAAATTGTTGGCAGCAGGAAAAGGCTCAGCCCTGGTTGTTTGCGGAAGCAATGACGTAAACACGCAAATCATCGTGAATGCCATTAACGAAGCAATTGGCGCAAACGGTACAACAATCGACTGGTCTGTTACAAACAATTCGAAAGCGGGAATTGATGCCGACTTCGCAAAGCTTGTTGAAGACATGAATGCGGGTGCCGTAGGAGCGTTGCTTATTCACGGAGCCAACCCGGCATACACATGGTTTGATACAGCAAAAGTTAAAAGCGGTATTGCAAAAGTGAAGGTGGCCGTTTCTTTTAATCCTAAACAGGACGAAACTACCCTGCTTTGTAAATATGTTATTCCTGATAATCATTTCCTGGAAAGCTGGGGAGATGCAGAACCTAAAACAGGTTACTTTTCCTTTATGCAACCTACCATTCATCCGTTATTCAAAACACGCCAGTGGCAGGATAACCTTTTGAAATGGAGTGGTAACACAGTTGATTACGCAGGCTATGTAAAAAATTACTGGGGTACAAAACTTGGTGGTGAAACTGCCTGGGATAAAGCTTTGCAGGATGGCGTAGTAAACCCTTCTCAATCTGCAATAGCAGGTGGCACATTCAATAGCACACCAGTAGCAGCAGCTATAGGCGCTGCCGGTAATAAAAAAGGCGGCGGTGTTGAACTCGTGCTTTATGAAAAAGTGGGTATCGGTGTAAATGGTGCAACAAACCCATGGTTACAGGAGATGCCTGACCCGATAACGAGGGCTACCTGGGATAACTACCTGGTAATTTCACCGGCCAAAGCAAAGACTTTACTGGATATTGATCTTAATAATGGCGGTCAGTCAGACTCGTATGAAGTTCACCCTGAAAAAAAGGTTGTTACAGTTAGTGCGAATGGCAAGTCAGTAAGCCTTCCCGTTTTGATTATACCTGGCACACATCCTGAAACAGTAGGTATTGCAATTGGTTATGGAAGAAATGCGGAAATGGGCAAAACTTCTGATAAAGTTGGTCAGAATGTATTTCCTTTTGCAAGTCTTGTAAATGGTACAGTTAACTACACCATCGCTGCGGTAGACCTTAAGCTTACCGGAGACACTTATAAAATTGCGCAGACACAAACACATGGTTCTTACGATACCAGCCAGGGTAAACGTGTGGAAGTAATGAAAGAACTTACGCTGGCTGAATTTAAAGCGCACCCGGATGAAATACTCGAAGAGCGTGAAGCAGAGTTAAAACCATTTGGCGGTGTTGAAAATTTTGAAAAGGAAGGTACGATATACCCTTACTACGAAAAACCAGGTGTAAAATGGGGGATGAGTGTTGATCTTAACTCCTGTACCGGTTGCGGTGCCTGCGTGGTAGCATGTAATGCTGAAAACAACATACCTGTAGTTGGAAAGAGTGAAGTTGCACGCTTTCATGATATGCACTGGATGCGTATTGACCGGTACTACAGCGGAGACCTTGAAAACCCAAATGTGGTGTTTCAGCCAATGCTTTGCCAGCACTGCGACAATGCACCATGCGAGAATGTTTGCCCGGTTGCAGCAACCAACCATAGCAGCGAAGGTCTAAACCAGATGACTTATAACCGTTGTATTGGTACAAGGTATTGCGCCAACAACTGTCCTTATAAAGTACGCCGTTTTAACTGGGCTGATTATACCGGCGCTGACAGTTTCCCTAATAACCAGGATCAAAAAATTGTTGGTCATCTTGATGATGTTGTTCATGTAATGAATGATGATCTTACAAGAATGGTGCTTAACCCGGATGTGACGGTACGCAGCCGCGGTGTGATTGAGAAATGCTCATTCTGCGTACAACGTTTGCAGGATGGTAAACTGAAAGCTAAAAAAGCGAGCAGGCCACTGGAAGACAGCGACATAAAAACTGCCTGCCAGCAAAGCTGCCCTACCAATGCAATTGTTTTTGGTAATGTGAACAGTGGCGTGAGTATGATAGCCAAAACAAGAAAAGAAAATTCCAAGCGTACATTCTACGTAATTGAGCAGGTACATACTTTACCGAATGTTAACTACCTGGCAAAAGTTCGTAATAAAAAAGCTGAAGAAGCAGCTGCACATCACGAAGGATAA